GCTGCATGCCCTCTTCATCCAGCCTGATGCCTGATACCCGCGCGCCGGATGCGCGAAAGGCGGCCGCGGCACCGGGATAACCGGGATCTTCGACCCAGACCCCATCGCCCGGCGTGATGAGCACTGCGGCGATCAAGGTCAACGCGGCCTGTGCGCTCGGCAGGATCATGATCTGGTCCGCGGTGGCGCGAACGCCTCTGCTGCTCTCCAGGTAATGCGCCAGCGCCTCGCGCAGCCGGGTGCGATTGACCGGACCCAACTCACGCTTGACCGCGCGCACGGCGCTGCGACGCAGGCACCGCGCCCAGACCTCGTTCGGAAACTCCCTGAAATCGCCATGCCCCGGCCGCAACGGCTTGAGCTGCGCCTGATAGGACATCGGCCAGTCGGTCTGCTTGAGTTTCGAGGCCCAGGGCGAAAGCTGCGGCCTCGCGGAGCGCGCGTTCGATGCGGCAACGTCGGGGCCTTCAATGCGTTCACTGCCGTCGACCGTCACCACAGGGCGACGTCCATGCGATGCCGCAACATAACCTTCCGCGGCCAGTTGCTCGAACGCATAGGTGACGGTGTTGCGCGAGACGCCGAGATCGCCCGCGAGCCGACGGCTGGACGGCAGCGCGCGGCCCTTGGCGATGCGGCCGGCCGCGATCAGGCCGCGAAGCTGGCCCGTCAATTGCGCCACCAGCCCCTGCTCGTCGGCCCGGTTCAGGTCGATCAGGCCGGCGATCACGCCGTCGGAAACTGGCACCTTATTCCTTTCCAATCTGGCACTTTTTCAGGTGCCAGACCGGATGCTATCCACCGCGTCAGGCCGCTGCAAGGACCTTGCGATGAACTCTTCCCTCTCCCCCCGTGCCGCCATCGGCCTGTTCCTGATCGTCGTGCTGGCCTGGGGCGTGAACTGGTCGATGACGAAGCAGCTCGTCCAGTTCCTGCCGCCGCTGTGGACGTCGGCGATCCGGAGCTGGATCGCGCTGGCCGGATTGTTCGTGATCCTTAAGGCGAGCAACAATCTGGTGATCCCGGAGCGGCGCGACATCCCTGTCATCCTGAGCGTGGCGCTGCTGCACATGACCATCTTCTCCGTCCTGGTTGCGGCCGGTGTGCGCTTCCTGCCCGCGAGCAAGGCCATCGTGCTCGGCTACACCACGCCGCTCTGGGTCGCGATCGCTGCGCCCATGCTCGGCAAGGAGACGCTGACGGCACCGAAGCTTGCCGGCGCCTTGTTCGGCCTGGTCGGCCTTGCCGTCATCCTGAATCCCACCTCGATCGACTGGACCAACAGCAACGTCCTGTGTGGTGCCGGCATGGTGATCCTCGCCGCGATCTCCTGGGCCGCGAACATCATCTATCTCAGGGCGCATCGCTGGATCGGCTCTCCGCTCCAGCTCCTGATCTGGCAGGTGCTTGTTGCAACCATCGTGCTCACGGCATTGGCTGTCGTCACCGATGGCCTGCCGCACGCGGAATGGTCGTGGAAGCTGGTGCTGCTGTTTCTCTATTCCGGCCTGATCGGGACGGCGCTGGCCTATTGGGCGATGTCGATGGTCAACAAGAGCATCTCGGCACTGACGACGGCGCTCGGCACCACGGGGACACCGCTCGTCGGCATCGCCAGCGCGGCGATCCTGCTGGGCGAGCCGATCGACATCAGCCTCGTCGTCGCAGCCGCGCTGATCGTGACCGGAATTGGCCTGGCGACTCTCGGCGACCGGTTGCTGCGCCGTCAGGCAGCCGCGAGCGGCTGAACGCGCAAACTACCGCGCAGGCCTGCCGTCGTGCCGAGCAGGATGCCGGCGACTGCGATGAACGAGCCGACCGCAAGCGTCGAGACGCCGGTGAGCCCCTGCCCGATCGAGCAGCCAAACGCCATCACGCCGCCGATCCCCATCAGCGCGGCGCCCCCGGCCGACCGCAGCATGTGGCGCGGCGAGGAATAGCCTTCGAGCTTGAAGCGCCCCGTGACGAGCGCAGTGACCAGGCTGCCGGCGAATACGCCACCGACCGTCGCGATGCCGAAGTTCAGCGTCAGGCCGGTCGAGAGCATTGCGTATTGCAAGCTATCGGCGATCGGCGCGATGAAGGTGAGTGAGGTCACAGGGACGGGATTGAAGTCGTCGGCCCCGAGATAACCGGTGACGTACCAGCCGCCGGCAACGAGAACGCCCATGACGGCGCCCGCCGCGATCTGGCCCGGCGAGCGACGGAATGCCGGATCGGCGAAGGCAAATAGGATCAGCGCAACGACGATCGCGGTCGCGGCCAGCCCGCGCGAAACTGCTTCGCCCATACCCAGCGTCGCCAACATCGACGGCAACGAATTCGCGTCAACATTGGTTTGCGACGCCTGAACCAGCGCGATACGCGCCGGCGCGATCAGCCCCTTGAGCGTCATCTGCGCTGCGATCGCGAGCACGATCACGACGACGAAGGAACGGAGGTTGCCGCGGCCGAGCAGCACCAGCGCGCGCGAGCCGCAGCCGTTCGAGAGCACCATGCCGTAGCCGAACAGCAGGCCGCCCAGGAACAGCACGGGCGCCGAAAAGGTCTGCTGCAGATAGATCGACTTGCCGAGATCGACCATGCCGTCCCCCGCGAGGAACTGACTCGCGGCGATCGCGACTGCGATCGCCAGCGCATAGGACCGCACCAGCCGCCCGTCCCCCTCCGCCAGCCATCCGCGCATGCTGCTCATCAGACAGAAGCCGCTGAGCAGGCCGACGGAGCCGTAGACGAGACCGATGGTGAGGCCGGCGAGGATGACGAGTTGGGTGGTTTCCATCGTCACGGCTTCAGGATCACGCGATCGCGCGAGGAGCCTGCGACGGCGACATAGGCCTGCTTCGCGCGCTCGAGCGGATAGATCGCACTCGCCTTGATCGGGAACGGCTTCAAATGGCCGCTCGCAAAGCCCGGGCCGAGATCGCGCAGCACGGCGCCCGTTGTGACGGAGGAGAGACCGAGCGTATCGATGCCGACATAGGTGTGCTGGCCGCGATAGAATTCGAGGATGTTGAACTGCACGATGCGATCGATCGCGGCGATCAGGATTTGACGGCCACGCAACGCAAGCGACTTGTGCGCCGCCTGGAAATAGGGGTCGCCGACCGTGTTGAAGACGATATCGGCGCCCTTGCCGCCGGTCAATTCGCGCACGCGCGAGGCGACGTCCGTTGCGGAAGCGTCGATGATTTCGACCGGCGCATTGCTGTGCCCCCCATAGGCTTCCGCCTTGCGCACCACGCCAATGACGCGCGCGCCCTGCCAGGTCGCGATCTGCACCGCTGATTGCCCGACCTTGCCGTTGACGCCGAACACCAGCACGGTTTCGCCGGGCTTCGGAACGCCGGCGCGGCGAAAACCTTCCATCGCGGTGACGAAGGGCACGCCGATGCCGGCGGCCTCCTCCCACGACACCGTTTTCGGCTTCTCCACCACAGCGTCCGCCTCGACCACGAGATGGCTCGCATGCGTGCCGTCGCGGCGGATGCCGAGATCGCCGGAAGAGCCGAACACTTCGCGGCCGATCGTGCCGGCCGGACCGTCGATCACCACGCCGGCGTAATCTCGGCCCGGCGTGCGCGGGAACACGGCATAGGGCATCAGCCCGGTCGCAGCCTTGACGTCGGACGGGTTGACGGCGGCGGCCTTCACCTCGATCAGTAGATCGTTCGGGCCGCGCGTCAGCGTGTGACGCTCGACATCGGGCGCGAGCGCAGCAGCGTTTTCGGCCTTGGCATTGAGGCGAACGCAGCGCGCTTCGACGGTCTTGGTTTCGGCTGGCGACATGGCAAAGGCCCGTGATTTCTCGCGGGCCTTGTCGCCTTTGGGGGCGGTCAAGTCAATCCGTCAAGTCAACGCTTGATCGGTGCTGATCAGTCCTTGGGCCGCTTGTCGTAGAGCCGCTTGGCCTTGCCGAGCGAGCGCTCCAGCGTCGCCGGTGCGACCACCTGGACCCTGGAGCTGACGCCGATCGTGTTCTTGATATGGGTCGAAATCCGGTCGGCATGGTCGACGAGGCCGCGACCGTCCCAGCTCTCAGGCCGCGCCTCGGCGATGATGGTCAGCTCGTCCATGCGGCCTTCGCGGGTCAGCTCCAGGATGAAGTGGCCGCCGCACCAGTCTGTCGCGAGCAGCACTTCCTCGATCTGGGTCGGGAACAAATTGACGCCGCGCAGGATGATCATGTCGTCGGAGCGGCCCGTCACCTTCTCCATGCGCCGCATGCCCGGCCGCGCGGTGCCCGGCAGCAGCCGCGTCAGGTCGCGGGTGCGATAGCGGATGACGGGAAAAGCTTCCTTGGTCAGCGAGGTGAACACCAGCTCGCCCTTCTCACCGTCCGGCAGCACCGCGCCGGTCTCGGGGTCGATCACTTCGGGGTAGAAATGGTCTTCCCAGATGTGCAACCCGTCCTTGGTCTCGATGCATTCCTGCGCGACGCCGGGGCCGATCACCTCCGACAGGCCATAGATGTCGGTCGCATCCATGTCGAAGGCATCCTCGATCTCGCTGCGCATCGCATTGGTCCAGGGCTCCGCACCGAAAATGCCGACCTTGAGCGAGCACTGGCGCGGATCGAGCTTCTGCCGCTTGAACTCGTCGAGGATCGCCAGCATATAGCTCGGCGTCACCGTGATGATGTCGGGGCGGAAGTCATTGATGAGCTGCACCTGCCGCTCGGTCATGCCGCCGGAGATCGGAACCACCGTGCAGCCGAGCTTTTCGGCGCCGTAGTGCACCCCTAACCCGCCGGTGAACAGGCCATAGCCATAGGCATTGTGGATGATCATGCCGGTGCGGCCGCCGGCGGCGCGGATCGAGCGCGCCATGACCTCCGACCAGGTGTCGATGTCGCGTTGGGTATAGCCGACCACGATCGGCTTGCCCGTCGTTCCCGACGAGGCATGCACGCGCACCAGTTTTTCGCGCGGCACGGCGAACATATTGAAGGGATAGTTATCGCGAAGGTCCGTCTTCACCGTGAACGGAAACTTTGCGAGGTCCGACAGCTCGCGAAAATCGGATGGATGCACGCCCGCCTTGTCAAAGGCCTCGCGATAATGCGCGACATTGTCATAGGCGTGCTTCAGCGACCAGGCCAGCCGCTGCGTCTGCAGCGCCATGATCTCGTCGCGTGAGGCGCGCTCATGCGCGTCCATCTCGGCCCTATAGACGTGGCCGCCGTCCTTCAGCTTCGTCGAAGCCATACTCGTTTCCCCACATGTGCGTTCTTCTCTTTATTGGTCTCTTATTTTTCTTGCGCCGGCAGCCACGTGCCCGGAATGACACGCGAATGCCCGCGAAATTCAGCAATGACGGTATCACCTGCGGTGACGCGCACGTCATAGATGCCGGAGCGGCCACCGCGGGTCACCTCCCGCGCCTTGGCGACGAGACGATCGCCGAGCTTGCCGGGCTTGATAAAGGTGATCTGCCCCTGCGCTGCGACAACACGGTCATTGCGGGAATTGCAGGCAAAGGCGAAAGCGGAATCGGCCAGCGTGAAGATGAAGCCGCCATGGGCGATACGCTGGCCGTTGACCATGTCCGGCCGCACCGTCATGGCCAGCGTCGCAAAGCCCGGGCCGATCTCGACGATCTCCATGCCGAGGCCCTTGGAGGCATCGTCCTCCGCCCACATCGCATCGGCACAGGCGCGGGCAACATCTTCAGGCGACAGGGCGGCTTTGACGTTCACGCGCTTCTCCCGGCGAAATGTTTGCCCATGATGTTCTGCCTGATGATCAAGGCTGTCAAACGTGGTCGTAGTCGACCACGACCCGCTCGGACGACGGCTTGGCCTGGCAGGTGAGGATGAACCCGGCCTTCAATTCCCAGGGCTCCAGCGAATAATTGATGTCCATGGGAGCCTCGCCCTCGACCAGCTTGGCGCGGCAGGTCGAGCACATCCCGCCCTTGCAGGCGAAGGGCAGATCGACGCCGGCGCGCAGCGCGGCATCGAGGATCGCCTCGTCCTCCGCGACCGGCACGTCGCGGCGCTTGCCGTCGATGATCAGCGAGGCGATCGCCTTCGGCGGCGCGTCGGGCGCAACGACTTTCTTGGGCCTGGGCTTGCCGCCGAACTCGGAGACGAAGCGCTCGACGTGGATACGATCATCGGCGATGCCCAGCTTGCGACAGGTCGCCTCGATGTCTTCGCTCATGCCTGATGGACCACAGATGAAGACATGGTCGACGCTTGTCGCCGGCACCAGCGAGCGCAACAGCACCCTCACCTTGTCGCCATCGAGCCGGCCATGCAGGATCGGGATGTCCTGCTCCTCGCCGGAGATGACGTGGAAGATCGAAAGGCGGTCGATGAAGCGATCCTTCAGCTCCTCGAGCGCCTCGAGGAACATGATGTTGTCGGTCGTGCGATTGCCGTAAAACAGGAAGAAGCGGCTGTCCGGCTCGCGCGCCAGCACGCCCTTGACGATCGACAGGATCGGCGTGATGCCGGAGCCCGCGGCAAAGCCGACATGGATGCGCCCGGCCTCGGTGAGAGGGATCACACCAAAACGGCCCGTCGGCGTCATCACGTCGAGCTCGTCGCCGTGTCTCAACTCATCCGCCGCCCAGCTTGAAAATGCGCCGCCGTCGACCTTCTTCACGGCAATGCGGATCTCGCCGTCATCAGGGCCGGAGCAGATCGAATAGGAGCGCCGCACCTCCTCGCCATCGAGCATGGTGCGCAGCGTGAGGTACTGGCCCGGGCTGAAAGCGTAATCGTCGGCGAGTTCGCGGGGGATGGCGAAGGTCATCGAGACCGCGTCCGACGCTTCGCGGCGGAGGTCGTTGACGGCCAGGCGGTGAAAGCGCGGTGCGGCTGCGGACATTACAAGCACCCTAAATTTGAGCCAGAGCCGTCATTGCGAGCGCAGCGAAGCAATCCAGAAACCCGCCGCGGAGACGGTCTGGATTGCTTCCGCCTTCGCTAAAGCTTCGGCGGACAAGTCGCTGCGCTCGCAATGACGATGGGGATGGCATCGTGCGTCTCTCAATGACACTTGAAGTAATCGAAGGGCTCACGGCAGGCCTTGCAGCGCCACAGCGCCTTGCACGAGGTCGAGCCGAATTCGGACAGCAGTTCGGTCTTGTCCGAGCCGCATTGCGGACACGTCACCGTCTGTTCGCCAAAGAGTGCACGGCGTGAGTGTGAAGATTGCGGCGGCGCAATCCCATAAGCGCGCAGCTTCTGACGGCCTTCCTCGCTCATCCAGTCTGTGGTCCAGGCCGGGGACAGCACGGTCCGCACCTTCGGTTGGTGGAAGCCGGCACGTTCCAACGCGATCTCGATTTCCAGCGCGATCATGTTCATCGCCGGGCAGCCCGAATAAGTCGGGGTGATCGCGACCTCGACATGGTCGCCATCGAGGGTGACGTCGCGCAGCACACCGAGATCGGCGATGGTCAACACCGGAATCTCGGGATCGACCACGCTCGCCGCGGCGTCCCAGGCGCGCTGGCGCAGCTCGCTGTCGCGCTCCAGAACCGTCACCATGTCTGCCCCGGGAACGTGCGCTGCATCGATTGCAGCTCGGACAGCAGATGGCCGAGATGCTCGCTATGGCGGCCGGCACGACCGCCCTGCTGCATCCAGTCGTTCTCAGGCAGGCGAAGCGTTGCTTCGCTGACGACGTCGGAGAGCGTCGTCAGCCAGCGGCCGCGCAAGGTGCCGGGATCGACGGCGATACCGGCATGGATCAGCGCGCGTTCGCCGTCATCGACGGCGAACATCTCGCCGGTAAAGGCCCAGAGATGATCGATCGCCCGTTGCGCGCGCGCGTGGCTCTCGTCCGTGCCGTCGCCGAGGCGGATGATCCATTCCGAGGCATGGCGCAGATGATAGGCGCTCTCCTTCTCCGACTTCGCGGCGACGGCGGCGAGCGTCGTATCGCGCGAGGTCATCATCGCGCGCCAATAGAGGTCGGCGAACGCAGAATAGAAGAACTGCCGCACCAGGGTCTGGGCGAAGTCGCCATTCGGCTGCTCGACCAGCAGCAGATTGCGGTACTGCCTGACATCGCGCAAATACGCGAGCTTGTCCTCGTCGTTGTCCCCGCCCTCGACCTTGGCCGCGTAGCTGTAGAGCTCGCGCGCCTGGCCGATCAGGTCGAGCGCGATGTTGGAGAGCGCCATGTCCTCTTCCAGCATCGGCGCGTGCCCGCACCATTCCGACAGCCGGTGACCGAGGATCAGCGCATCGTCGGCACGGCGCAGGGCAAAGAGCACCAGCGGTGTTTCGGAGACCTGGATGTTGGCGCAAGACATCACATCAACCCCATCACATGTGCCCCACTTCCTCGGGCACCTCGTAGAAGGTCGGATGCCGGTAGATCTTCGATTCCGCAGGCTCGAACATCATGCCCTTCTCGGCGGGATCGCTTGCAGTGATCGCGGTCGACGGCACGACCCAGATCGACAGGCCCTCGCCGCGGCGGGTGTAGATGTCGCGGGCGGCTTGCAAGGCCATGGTCGCGTCGCTCGCATGCAGCGAACCCACATGCTTGTGCGCGAGCCCGTTGCGGCTGCGAATGAAGACTTCCCACAGCGGCGTGTTCGGCGTGGCCATCTTGATCTCCTTATTCCGCGGCTTGTGCGGTCTGACGCTGCGCGCGCTTGGCGGCATAGGCGGCCGCGGCCTCGCGCACCCAGGCGCCGTCATCATGGGCCTTGCGGCGCGCAGCCATGCGGTCGCGGTTGCAGGGACCGTTGCCGGCGAGCACCTGCTTGAACTCGGTCCAGTCGATCTCGCTGTAACGCCAGTGCCCGTCCGCATCCTGGGTCATGCCGGGATCGGGAATGGTGAGACCGAGATATTGCGCCTGCGGCACGGTAGCATCGACGAACTTCTGGCGGAGCTCGTCATTGGAGAAGCGTTTGATCTTCCATTTGGTCGAGGTGTCGCTGTGCTGGCTCGTCGCATCCGGCGGGCCGAACATCATCAGCACCGGCCACCACCAGCGGTTCAACGCATCCTGCGCCATCGCCTTCTGCTCGTCCGAGCCGCGGCACAGCGTCAGCATGATCTCGTAGCCCTGGCGCTGGTGGAACGACTCCTCCTTGCAGACGCGGATCATCGCGCGCGCATAGGGGCCGTAGGAGCAGCGGCATAGCGGAATCTGGTTCATGATCGCGGCGCCATCGACCAGCCAGCCGATGGTGCCGATATCGGCCCAGGTCAGCGTCGGATAATTGAAGATCGAGGAATATTTGGCCTTGCCGGCGAGCATGGCGTCGACCAGCTCTTCGCGTGAGCTGCCAAGCGTTTCGGCGGCTGCATAAAGGTAGAGCCCGTGGCCACATTCGTCCTGCACCTTGGCGAGCAGCGCGGCCTTGCGGCGCAAGGTCGGCGCGCGCGTGATCCAATTGCCTTCGGGCAGCATGCCGACGATTTCGGAATGGGCGTGCTGGGAGATCTGGCGGGTGAGCGTCTTGCGATAGGCCGCCGGCATCCAGTCGTTCGGCTCGATGCGCTCCTCGGCATCTATGCGGGCCTGGAACTGCGCAGCGCGGCCTGCGTCCTCAAGACCCCGATCGTCGGTCTCGGCCGCGTTCAGCGCCTGGGTATACATGCGCAGTCCTCCCGTTTCGTTAGGGGCAATATATAACAGAAATTACGCTATGCAAGATATTTCTGTAACATGTTGATCAGGCCTCGAACCTCCTTTCCAGGAGCTTTCGCGCTGGCGGCAGCGGGCCTTTCTCGTTGGTCCCATGGCCATCAAGCCATTGTTCGGACGGAGCAAGCAGCGCGCGATAGATCTCGCCGCAGAGTTCGCGGGCGGCCCTGCCCGGCCAGTCCGCCGGCAATAGGCTTTCGGGCAGCAGCGGATCGCGCAGCACGACGCGGCGGTAATAGTGGATCAGCAGGATGCGCGCAGTGAAAGCGTCGGATTCGGACAGCTCGGAGCCGCGCGCGAGTGCGGCGCGTAGCGGCTCGAACGTCTTCATGAATTTCAGATAGGCGTCCGCCGTGCGCTCGAGCGGCCAGCTCGCGCTGAGCAGGCGGCGCCCGCTTTCATCCTCGGCCGACACCTCAAGGCGGATGGCGCCTGCCGCCTCCTCCGGCACCGGCACGCCCGACGGCGCGACCCACACGCCCGGCAGCGGGCTGCCGAAACCGGCATTGCGCAAGGCTTCGCGCGAGGCATCACGATCCCAGCCATTGCCGATCAGCAACAGCTCGAAGCGGCCGGTCCAGTCGGAGGGCAGCGGATCGTAGATGTGACGCGTCGCGGCTTCGAACGTCTCACGGCCTTTCTCGGCGAGGCGATAAAAGCTGTTACGGCCAACTTTTTCGCGCGACAGCCAACCGTCGGCGGCAAGCCGCGACATCGCCGTGCGCACCACACCGGCATCGATGTCCAAACCCTCGAAGAAGGCCAGCAGCGTACCAAGCCACACCGAACCGCCGCGCGGCACGATGGCGTCGCCGAACATGGTGATGACGATGGAGCCCGTGCGTGACGGCTCACGCTTGAGCTGGTCGATGATGCGGGAGAGCGGATGCGCCATGCCGCAGGCTTAGCGCGTTTGGTGCGGGCGGGACAATGGACGGGTAACTGCGCTCCCTCTCCCGCAAGCGGGAGAGGCGAAGAAAGATCAGCGATGCGGATCGGGATAGGCGAGGCTGCGCCAGCCGCTGCGATCGAACGGGCGCCACTGGCTTTCCTTCTGCGCGAGGCGGTCGGCGACCGCGTAGACGACGGCGGGATGGTGGCCCATGCCGCAATGACTGCTTTCGACCTCGATGCTCTCGGTCTGCGCTCCCGTCTTCTCCATGCAGCCCTGCCAGGCGCAGACGCCGTCGGTGCGGCTGAAGATGGCGGTAGTCGGCACCGGCGGCGGCACTGCGAGCTCGCCACCGAAGCGCGGATCGACTTCGTCGGACTTCCGTCCGCTCGCCCATTCATAGACGCGCCAGGCATTGGTCGACCGGGGATGGCCGGCAAAGGGGCTGCCGAGCGTGATGACCTGACGCACGCGCTCGGGCATCATCTTGGCCAGTTGCCGCGCATAGAGGCCACCAAGGCTCCAGCCGACCAGGCTGATCTTGCGACCGTGCTTGTCGTTGAGCTCCTCGACCAGATCGACCATCGCATTCTGTACGCCCTCGCGCAGGCCATAATTGCGGCCCTGGCGCCAGCCGCTCACGGCGTAGCCCTTGGCGGCCAGAAAGGTGCGCAGCGCGCGCGTGGACTCGTCGGAGGCCACCAGACCCGGCAGCACCAGCACCGGATGCCCGTCGCCGCGCGGCGCAAGGCTCAGCAGCGGCAGCGCGCCGAGGAAAGCGCCGAACTCGTGAATCGCGCGCCCTTCCAGAAACATCAGGGTACGGGACGGCGGACGCAGCGTCTGGGCAGGAGCGGTCATCAATGGATCCCCTTGGGAAGAATTCCTGAAGAGCCCACCGGCCGCGATGCCGGCAATGGGCATGAATTCCAATACGCCGGCTTCTTGATCGTTCCGCAACGCAACATGAATCAGCTAGGCGGCCGGTTCCACACATTCAAGCGGCAGAGACGCGAGGCGACAATAGGCCCGCGCGTTAATGCTGTTGGGCGTGACGCAAAAGTCACAACAATCGGAGCAGGAATTCTACGGAGTAGAGCGCAAGACCTGCGAGTCCACCGATCAGCGAGCCGTTGAAGCGGATGTATTGCAGGTCGCGGCCGATGTTGATTTCGATCAGCGAAATCAGCTGCGCCATGTCCCACGCCTTGACCTGGTCGGAGATGAAGGTCGAGACGCCGCTCTTCTGGTCGGCGACGAAGCTGCGCAGCACCGTGACCAGGCCCTTGTTGATTTCACCGCGCAGCTCGGCGTCGGCGGCGAGTGCATCGCCCGCCGAGACGAACATGCCGGCGAGATGATGCTGCAGCACCTGCGTCTCGCCCGAAGCACTGCGCTCGATGAAGGAGCGCGTGTTGGCCCAGACCGTGCGGGCGAGATCGGCAAGCTCGGGCCGTGCCAGCAGATCGCGCTTCAGCCCATCGATGCGGTCGATATAAGCCTGGTCGGTGCCGAGCCGGTCGACGAAGCTCAGCACCATGCGGTCGAACTCGCCGCGGAACGGATGCTTGGGATCACTGCGCACCTCGTTGAAGAAGGCTGTGGCGGACGAGACGATCTTGTTCACCAGAAACTTGTCGGCGCGATAGAGGTTGAGCAGGGTCGGCAATTCCGCGCGCACCTTCTCGCGGATCATCGTCATGGTCTCGGCTCGAGTCAGCGTCTCGTGCATGATGCGCAGGAGGTCGTCGAACAGGATCTGGTGGCGTCCTTCCGCGACGAAGCCGCGCAGCGTGCCGGCCGCGAGTGGCGCGAGGTCGATGGCCTGGATCTGCGAGGACATGCGGCGGATGATGAAGGTCATCAGGCCGGAGCTTTCCGTCGCGGACACGGCCTCCGGCAGCAGTCGCAGCGCAAAGCGCGCAAGATCATCGCTGCGCTTGCGATCGCGCAGCCAGTCGGCGACGAACGAGCCGAAATCGATCTCGTTCAGCTTGGCCTCGACCGGACCGGCCTCGAGGAAATGAACCTGGATGAACTCGCCGAGCTTGTCGGCGATGCGGGCCTGGTTGCTCTGGATGATCGCGGTATGCGGGATCGGCAGGCCCAGCGGCCGCTTGAACAGCGCCACCACGGCATACCAATCGGCGAGCCCGCCGATGGTCGCGGCCTCCGCGAAAGCGGCGATGAAGCCGAACACGGGGTGCACCGGCAGCAGCCATTTCGCGACGATGAACAGCGCCAAAGTCGAGGCCAGCACCAGCGTCGCCAGCGCTTTCACGCGGCGCAGCTCGGCCGCGCGTTCGGCGTCGCCGGGACTGTCGAAGGAGAAGGTGGATTGAATCGCCATGATACAAACTTAGCGTGCCGATCCCCGTGTGTCCCGGACGCGGTGCAGTGCGAAGCGATGCGCCGCAGAGCCGGGACCCAGCAAACCGATGGACCCCGGATCAGCAGTGCACCACGCCGCAAGAGCGGCGCGCTGCACTGCATCCGGGGAACGCAAGAGACAAAACAAAAGGCCCGCCGAAGCGGGCCTCAAATTTCAGTTTGGTCTCAGGGAGCCAGATCAGGCGGTCTTGTTGTAGACCTTGGCGAAGTTGTCCTGAGCGGACTTCGCACCGTTGGCGGCGAGCTTGCCGAGATAGTCGGTGGTCGCCTTGGCGCGCGAGACGAACGCTTCGCCGCGGGCGCGGAGCAGGCTCGACTGGATCTCGACGGCTTCGCTGAACGACTTGGCGGATGCGAGCTGGTCGATACCGGCGAAGAACGCCTGGGCGTCGTCGTAGATCGCCTGCTGGATGTTGCGGCTGATCTTGCCGGCTTCAGTGACGGACTCGGTCACCGCGTTCTCGACGGCAGCGGTCACGCGCTCGGAGCCGGCGAACACCTCGGCAGCACGGTCCTTGGCGGTGTTGGCGGTCTTCTTGACGAATTCGCGGG
This genomic interval from Bradyrhizobium guangzhouense contains the following:
- a CDS encoding YeeE/YedE family protein is translated as METTQLVILAGLTIGLVYGSVGLLSGFCLMSSMRGWLAEGDGRLVRSYALAIAVAIAASQFLAGDGMVDLGKSIYLQQTFSAPVLFLGGLLFGYGMVLSNGCGSRALVLLGRGNLRSFVVVIVLAIAAQMTLKGLIAPARIALVQASQTNVDANSLPSMLATLGMGEAVSRGLAATAIVVALILFAFADPAFRRSPGQIAAGAVMGVLVAGGWYVTGYLGADDFNPVPVTSLTFIAPIADSLQYAMLSTGLTLNFGIATVGGVFAGSLVTALVTGRFKLEGYSSPRHMLRSAGGAALMGIGGVMAFGCSIGQGLTGVSTLAVGSFIAVAGILLGTTAGLRGSLRVQPLAAA
- the paaK gene encoding phenylacetate--CoA ligase PaaK is translated as MASTKLKDGGHVYRAEMDAHERASRDEIMALQTQRLAWSLKHAYDNVAHYREAFDKAGVHPSDFRELSDLAKFPFTVKTDLRDNYPFNMFAVPREKLVRVHASSGTTGKPIVVGYTQRDIDTWSEVMARSIRAAGGRTGMIIHNAYGYGLFTGGLGVHYGAEKLGCTVVPISGGMTERQVQLINDFRPDIITVTPSYMLAILDEFKRQKLDPRQCSLKVGIFGAEPWTNAMRSEIEDAFDMDATDIYGLSEVIGPGVAQECIETKDGLHIWEDHFYPEVIDPETGAVLPDGEKGELVFTSLTKEAFPVIRYRTRDLTRLLPGTARPGMRRMEKVTGRSDDMIILRGVNLFPTQIEEVLLATDWCGGHFILELTREGRMDELTIIAEARPESWDGRGLVDHADRISTHIKNTIGVSSRVQVVAPATLERSLGKAKRLYDKRPKD
- a CDS encoding DMT family transporter, which codes for MNSSLSPRAAIGLFLIVVLAWGVNWSMTKQLVQFLPPLWTSAIRSWIALAGLFVILKASNNLVIPERRDIPVILSVALLHMTIFSVLVAAGVRFLPASKAIVLGYTTPLWVAIAAPMLGKETLTAPKLAGALFGLVGLAVILNPTSIDWTNSNVLCGAGMVILAAISWAANIIYLRAHRWIGSPLQLLIWQVLVATIVLTALAVVTDGLPHAEWSWKLVLLFLYSGLIGTALAYWAMSMVNKSISALTTALGTTGTPLVGIASAAILLGEPIDISLVVAAALIVTGIGLATLGDRLLRRQAAASG
- a CDS encoding quinone oxidoreductase family protein — its product is MSPAETKTVEARCVRLNAKAENAAALAPDVERHTLTRGPNDLLIEVKAAAVNPSDVKAATGLMPYAVFPRTPGRDYAGVVIDGPAGTIGREVFGSSGDLGIRRDGTHASHLVVEADAVVEKPKTVSWEEAAGIGVPFVTAMEGFRRAGVPKPGETVLVFGVNGKVGQSAVQIATWQGARVIGVVRKAEAYGGHSNAPVEIIDASATDVASRVRELTGGKGADIVFNTVGDPYFQAAHKSLALRGRQILIAAIDRIVQFNILEFYRGQHTYVGIDTLGLSSVTTGAVLRDLGPGFASGHLKPFPIKASAIYPLERAKQAYVAVAGSSRDRVILKP
- the paaI gene encoding hydroxyphenylacetyl-CoA thioesterase PaaI, yielding MNVKAALSPEDVARACADAMWAEDDASKGLGMEIVEIGPGFATLAMTVRPDMVNGQRIAHGGFIFTLADSAFAFACNSRNDRVVAAQGQITFIKPGKLGDRLVAKAREVTRGGRSGIYDVRVTAGDTVIAEFRGHSRVIPGTWLPAQEK
- a CDS encoding PLP-dependent aminotransferase family protein gives rise to the protein MIAGLIDLNRADEQGLVAQLTGQLRGLIAAGRIAKGRALPSSRRLAGDLGVSRNTVTYAFEQLAAEGYVAASHGRRPVVTVDGSERIEGPDVAASNARSARPQLSPWASKLKQTDWPMSYQAQLKPLRPGHGDFREFPNEVWARCLRRSAVRAVKRELGPVNRTRLREALAHYLESSRGVRATADQIMILPSAQAALTLIAAVLITPGDGVWVEDPGYPGAAAAFRASGARVSGIRLDEEGMQQMPDMAAPKLVFMTPSHQHPTGRLMSLARRTAFLGSSRPGRTWIVEDDYDGEFHYDSRPVPSLQGLDALGRVFYVGTFSKAMTSDIRLGYLVVPAALVSTFEIAQRHIGLIASSHIQEALAEFIADGHFLAHLRRMRRLYHIRRDHLVAGLERHLGEMLSVEVPSGGIQLVARLKRSRGDQAAVKRLVDAGVETRALSSLALGKPRDHGLLLGFAAWRESEISAAVRTMAACF